From Paenibacillus sp. GP183, one genomic window encodes:
- a CDS encoding isochorismatase family protein, with translation MKYDFEDHCWKELVSEELLEIYKPYRRETYVGKKPAVLVVDLYNLAYEGGPKPVIELQKEFPSSCGIHAWEAIEPTKKLLEAARSNGYPVIYLTGDQRTREKGSFSSTNRKSTSVKSENSYEIFPDFKPEPENLIIYKTRASGFYGTPLSAYLTMMGVDSLIVCGESTSGCVRASVVDAYSHGLHSVVVEECCFDRSPLSHKVSLFDLHHKYADVMHIDEVLEHLANRNLLKTV, from the coding sequence ATGAAATACGATTTTGAAGATCATTGTTGGAAAGAACTCGTTAGTGAAGAGCTGCTGGAAATTTATAAACCGTATCGACGGGAAACCTATGTAGGCAAAAAACCAGCCGTGCTGGTGGTCGACCTGTATAACCTTGCCTACGAGGGAGGCCCTAAGCCGGTTATTGAATTGCAAAAAGAGTTTCCAAGTTCCTGTGGAATTCATGCCTGGGAAGCCATTGAGCCAACGAAAAAATTACTCGAGGCTGCAAGATCGAACGGTTACCCTGTCATTTATTTGACGGGAGACCAAAGAACAAGGGAAAAGGGATCGTTTTCCTCAACAAACCGTAAATCGACTTCTGTAAAAAGTGAAAACTCCTATGAAATATTTCCTGATTTCAAACCGGAACCGGAAAATTTGATCATTTATAAAACAAGGGCAAGCGGTTTTTACGGTACCCCGTTGTCAGCTTATTTAACGATGATGGGCGTCGACAGCTTGATCGTTTGCGGGGAATCCACGAGCGGCTGCGTACGCGCCAGCGTGGTCGATGCATACTCCCACGGCCTCCATTCCGTTGTTGTGGAGGAATGCTGTTTTGACCGCAGTCCTTTATCCCACAAAGTCAGTCTGTTTGATCTTCACCATAAATACGCCGATGTGATGCACATTGATGAGGTGCTCGAACATCTCGCGAATCGTAATCTGCTGAAAACAGTATGA
- a CDS encoding isochorismatase family protein translates to MDMTKEWERFFTEQDKEHYKLWGKKEPFGFGKSPALLLIDIYYGVLGLKREPLMEQIKYLPGGMGLEGWEAVDRAAELLAAARANNIPVIHVTKLDTDGVIGWGGKIGRRPTNIPEELRRKMSDIVEEVAPQPGEVVLRKAAPSAFNGTVLAYQLRSMGIDTLIACGESTSGCVRSTVVDGATNRYHMGVVAEACFDRTQMSHYVNLFDLHQKYADVIDRFEATTYFAEIASERKKEHATI, encoded by the coding sequence ATGGATATGACAAAAGAGTGGGAACGATTTTTTACGGAGCAAGACAAGGAGCATTATAAATTATGGGGCAAAAAAGAACCTTTCGGGTTCGGAAAAAGCCCGGCGCTTCTGCTCATCGACATCTACTATGGAGTTCTCGGATTGAAGAGAGAGCCGCTGATGGAGCAGATCAAGTATCTTCCAGGCGGCATGGGACTCGAGGGCTGGGAAGCTGTGGACCGCGCGGCAGAGCTGCTGGCCGCAGCCCGGGCGAACAATATTCCGGTCATCCATGTCACGAAACTGGATACGGACGGCGTCATCGGTTGGGGAGGCAAAATAGGCAGAAGGCCGACGAACATTCCGGAGGAGCTTCGCAGAAAAATGAGTGATATTGTCGAAGAAGTTGCGCCCCAGCCCGGAGAGGTGGTACTTCGCAAAGCGGCTCCGAGCGCGTTTAATGGAACTGTGCTCGCATATCAGCTTCGCTCCATGGGTATCGATACGCTGATTGCCTGCGGCGAATCGACGAGCGGATGCGTACGGTCAACTGTAGTTGACGGCGCAACGAACCGCTATCATATGGGTGTCGTGGCTGAAGCTTGTTTTGACCGTACCCAGATGTCCCACTACGTGAACCTGTTCGACTTGCATCAAAAATACGCCGATGTCATTGACCGCTTTGAAGCAACAACCTATTTTGCAGAAATCGCCTCCGAAAGGAAGAAGGAGCACGCAACAATATAA
- a CDS encoding ABC transporter ATP-binding protein, which translates to MIDMEAVQKKPVLQVRDLNTHFFTDSGTVKAVNGVSFDLLRGERLAIVGESGSGKSAMAMSLIQLLAFPGKVVSGSTKLEGRELIGLGERELNKLRGSAIGTIFQDPMSSLDPVMKIEDQMVKPIRMHLKLNAKDARSLAVNLLARVGIPDADKRISAYPFELSGGMRQRVMIAMALSCNPKLIIADEPTTALDVTIQAQIVQLLKELAETTGTTMMFITHDLGLVARFAQKVAVMYAGKIIEFGTVHEIFSQPKHPYTQSLLKAIPSVAGEKKNRLLQIQGFPPDMKLPVTGCSYKDRCPAAIDRCYLESPDLTLRGGNQSAACWLENGLMSEGEDKIVELLSYKYVKSMDSEKTKEVYASDTVLKIQDLNKHFTKKSLVPWKKSTVIRAVNGINMTLKRGETIGIVGESGCGKSTTARMLLDLDKPTSGSIHMDGNIQIVFQDPYSSFNPKMKISDIIGEPLNVQKIGTKEERKQKVRDLIQKVGLETSYLDRYPSQLSGGQRQRIGIARSLALNPTVIVADEPTSALDVSVRAQIINLLCDLKEEMGLSFIFISHDLSTVRYISDTIAVMYLGEIVESGPAEEIFNNPAHPYTKALLSAVPVPDPRVEESRNIELLQGELPSLANPPTGCAFSSRCPQVTERCMQEKPKLEDYRVSRKVSCHVVS; encoded by the coding sequence ATGATAGATATGGAAGCTGTTCAAAAGAAACCGGTCTTGCAAGTTCGTGATTTGAATACTCATTTTTTTACGGATTCGGGTACGGTGAAGGCGGTAAACGGCGTTTCTTTTGATCTTCTGCGCGGAGAACGTTTGGCCATTGTCGGCGAAAGCGGTTCGGGCAAAAGCGCGATGGCTATGTCCCTGATCCAATTGCTGGCTTTTCCCGGCAAAGTGGTTTCAGGCAGCACCAAGCTGGAAGGCAGGGAGCTCATCGGGCTGGGAGAACGGGAATTAAATAAGCTCCGTGGGAGCGCAATCGGCACCATTTTTCAAGATCCAATGTCGTCGCTCGACCCGGTCATGAAGATCGAAGACCAGATGGTAAAGCCGATTCGGATGCATTTGAAATTAAACGCTAAAGATGCGCGCAGCTTGGCCGTTAATCTTTTGGCGCGCGTCGGCATTCCTGATGCGGATAAACGAATATCCGCTTATCCGTTTGAACTCAGCGGAGGCATGAGGCAGCGTGTCATGATTGCGATGGCGCTATCCTGCAACCCGAAGCTGATCATTGCCGACGAACCGACGACCGCTCTGGATGTAACCATTCAGGCACAAATTGTCCAATTGTTAAAAGAATTGGCGGAAACGACAGGCACCACTATGATGTTCATTACTCATGATTTGGGGCTGGTTGCCCGCTTCGCGCAAAAGGTGGCGGTCATGTATGCCGGAAAGATCATTGAATTCGGAACGGTTCATGAAATTTTCAGCCAGCCGAAGCATCCGTATACGCAAAGCTTGCTCAAGGCGATACCAAGCGTCGCCGGGGAAAAGAAGAACCGGCTTTTGCAAATTCAAGGTTTCCCGCCCGATATGAAATTGCCGGTTACCGGTTGTTCTTATAAAGATCGATGCCCGGCTGCTATCGACCGCTGTTATCTGGAATCGCCTGATCTTACCTTGCGGGGCGGCAATCAATCGGCTGCTTGCTGGCTGGAAAATGGGTTAATGAGTGAAGGGGAAGACAAAATCGTTGAACTTTTGAGCTACAAATACGTCAAGTCCATGGATTCAGAAAAGACGAAGGAAGTATATGCAAGCGACACTGTTTTGAAAATCCAGGATTTGAACAAGCATTTTACGAAAAAATCGTTGGTCCCGTGGAAGAAAAGTACGGTCATCCGCGCCGTCAATGGCATTAATATGACCCTGAAGAGAGGCGAAACGATCGGCATTGTTGGGGAAAGCGGCTGCGGCAAAAGCACAACTGCCAGGATGCTGCTGGATTTGGATAAGCCTACTTCAGGGAGCATCCACATGGATGGAAATATCCAGATCGTTTTCCAAGATCCCTATTCTTCATTCAACCCGAAAATGAAAATCAGTGATATTATCGGAGAACCGCTTAATGTGCAAAAGATCGGCACTAAAGAGGAACGCAAACAGAAAGTGCGGGATTTGATTCAGAAGGTCGGGCTTGAAACGTCATATTTGGACCGTTATCCCAGTCAGTTAAGCGGCGGACAGCGCCAGCGCATAGGGATTGCAAGATCGCTCGCATTGAATCCAACCGTCATTGTTGCGGACGAACCGACATCGGCGCTGGACGTCTCCGTCAGGGCGCAAATCATTAATCTGCTGTGCGATTTAAAAGAAGAGATGGGGCTTAGTTTTATCTTTATTTCCCATGATCTGTCAACCGTTCGCTATATTTCCGATACGATTGCGGTTATGTATTTGGGTGAAATCGTAGAAAGCGGCCCTGCTGAAGAAATATTCAATAACCCCGCCCATCCTTATACGAAGGCTCTGCTTAGCGCCGTTCCCGTGCCGGACCCAAGGGTGGAAGAAAGCAGGAATATTGAATTGCTTCAAGGGGAATTGCCTAGCTTGGCGAACCCGCCAACAGGCTGCGCGTTTAGTTCCCGCTGCCCTCAAGTAACGGAAAGATGCATGCAAGAAAAACCAAAACTCGAAGATTACCGAGTGAGCAGAAAGGTCTCCTGCCATGTTGTCTCCTGA
- a CDS encoding arylamine N-acetyltransferase, with protein MLSNNSQIQNYLERIGFKGTLDGSVKTLSDLQECHLHTVPYENLDILDHIPLSLDPQDVYQKVIMRRRGGYCFELNALFGWLLRELGYPVTDLFARFWRDEPNTPPKRRHHVLKVEAEGAAYLCDVGVGGILPRRSIILIEGIDQRQGEECYRLERDPYYGWVLCEQKNGEWNKIYSFTEEPQLPKDFIFASFWCENAPDSIFTQNPMVAIRTPEGRNTIAGREFRIFSSAGVRTFTPQNQDEYKAALLENFGINLD; from the coding sequence ATGCTCAGTAATAATAGTCAAATTCAGAACTATTTGGAGCGCATTGGATTTAAAGGAACGCTCGACGGCAGTGTAAAAACGCTGTCCGACCTGCAGGAGTGTCATCTGCATACGGTTCCGTACGAAAATTTGGATATCCTGGACCATATACCTTTATCGTTGGATCCGCAGGATGTATATCAAAAGGTTATCATGCGTCGGCGTGGAGGATATTGCTTCGAGCTGAACGCTTTATTCGGCTGGCTGCTGCGGGAGCTTGGTTATCCGGTCACTGACTTGTTCGCCCGATTTTGGCGAGACGAACCGAATACTCCGCCGAAACGACGTCATCATGTCCTGAAGGTAGAAGCAGAAGGCGCGGCATACTTGTGCGATGTCGGCGTGGGCGGTATCTTACCCCGCAGATCGATTATTTTAATAGAAGGTATTGATCAGCGGCAAGGCGAGGAGTGCTACCGTCTCGAGCGCGATCCGTATTACGGCTGGGTGCTTTGCGAGCAGAAGAACGGTGAATGGAACAAAATTTACTCCTTCACGGAGGAGCCTCAGTTGCCGAAGGACTTCATCTTTGCGAGCTTCTGGTGTGAGAACGCGCCTGATTCGATCTTTACCCAAAACCCAATGGTCGCCATACGAACACCGGAGGGACGCAATACGATCGCAGGCCGAGAATTTCGCATCTTTAGTTCCGCGGGGGTAAGGACCTTTACCCCGCAGAATCAAGATGAGTATAAAGCAGCCTTGCTTGAGAATTTTGGTATTAATCTAGATTAA
- a CDS encoding ABC transporter substrate-binding protein yields the protein MIKGFRVARLLALLLSVAFIFAACSNNGNSKQDASAASPANSGGTAKAADKVLKVRTYDDFAGYDPASIFRTENENIAFNIYSGLVSYDSKTGAIVPDLADKWESSDNKTWTFHLRKGVKWQKGYGELTAADVIYSYQRIIDPKTASPYANDFGNIASVEAPDNYTVVYKLKTVDGNFPHIVANYHQGQIVKKEAVEKFGDQYKWNPVGTGPFELESLKPNQEIVLARHADYFKGPAPLSKIIFTIIKDDDTAGIALQNGEVDLAMRIDRTETVQRLQKAGFLMNTRQDRAVNVMVFNTSVKPLDNVKVRQAYAYAIDWPTIIKTTYPLLESPTINLLPKWMDVYTADVPKYDFNPEKAKQLLAEAGLPNGFTIHQLTTSSSGITEDLQLVQEYLKKVGITLQFELVDSPTYNKRRNSGEFEISSRLLPAINPDTILFSYLHPSNIVPKGLNGARYNNPDLTAKLEAARSEVNPDKRKQLYAEVQKIALTDMPYLPYYSAHTIWPSYDYVTNVNVNPISQVNYYEVDMKPKKGK from the coding sequence ATGATAAAAGGATTCAGAGTTGCCCGCCTGTTGGCACTGCTTCTATCTGTTGCTTTCATTTTCGCGGCTTGCTCCAACAACGGCAATTCCAAACAAGATGCTTCTGCAGCCAGTCCAGCAAATTCCGGGGGTACGGCGAAGGCTGCGGACAAAGTGCTGAAAGTCCGTACTTACGACGATTTTGCCGGATACGATCCTGCCTCCATTTTCCGAACGGAAAACGAAAATATCGCTTTCAATATTTATAGCGGTTTGGTGTCGTATGATTCAAAGACAGGTGCAATCGTTCCCGATCTCGCGGATAAATGGGAATCGAGCGACAATAAAACATGGACGTTCCATTTGCGTAAAGGGGTCAAGTGGCAAAAAGGATATGGCGAGCTGACGGCTGCCGATGTCATATACTCATACCAACGTATCATTGATCCGAAAACAGCATCACCATACGCAAACGACTTCGGCAACATTGCATCGGTCGAAGCCCCCGATAATTATACAGTCGTGTATAAGCTGAAGACAGTGGACGGCAATTTTCCTCATATCGTCGCCAACTATCACCAGGGACAAATTGTTAAAAAGGAAGCCGTAGAAAAGTTTGGAGACCAATACAAATGGAATCCTGTCGGCACTGGTCCCTTTGAATTGGAAAGCTTAAAGCCGAATCAAGAAATCGTGCTTGCGCGCCATGCCGACTATTTCAAAGGACCTGCGCCGCTAAGCAAAATCATTTTCACCATCATCAAGGATGATGACACAGCCGGTATTGCGCTGCAGAACGGTGAAGTCGATTTGGCCATGCGAATTGATCGTACGGAAACGGTTCAAAGACTGCAAAAGGCCGGTTTTCTTATGAATACCCGTCAAGACAGGGCTGTTAATGTCATGGTATTCAACACGTCCGTCAAGCCTCTCGATAACGTTAAGGTAAGACAGGCTTATGCGTACGCAATCGATTGGCCAACAATTATCAAGACAACTTATCCGCTGTTGGAATCGCCGACCATTAACTTGCTGCCCAAGTGGATGGATGTATATACAGCCGATGTTCCAAAGTATGATTTCAATCCGGAAAAAGCGAAGCAGCTGCTTGCTGAAGCGGGCTTGCCGAACGGCTTTACCATCCATCAGCTTACGACATCGTCATCAGGCATAACCGAAGATCTGCAGTTGGTCCAAGAGTATCTGAAAAAAGTGGGCATCACCCTGCAATTTGAACTTGTGGATTCGCCAACGTATAACAAGCGGAGAAATAGCGGCGAATTTGAAATATCTTCAAGACTGCTGCCTGCAATCAATCCAGATACAATTCTTTTCAGCTACCTGCACCCATCTAACATAGTGCCCAAAGGTCTTAACGGAGCAAGGTACAATAATCCGGATCTGACAGCCAAATTGGAAGCGGCACGTTCCGAAGTAAATCCTGACAAAAGAAAGCAGTTATACGCGGAAGTGCAGAAAATTGCCTTGACGGATATGCCTTACTTGCCGTATTATTCCGCACACACCATTTGGCCGAGTTATGATTATGTCACCAATGTAAATGTTAACCCGATTTCACAGGTTAATTATTACGAGGTCGACATGAAACCGAAAAAAGGGAAATGA
- a CDS encoding ABC transporter permease yields MLSYSIKRTLQLFVTMLGVVSLVFFSIRLIPGDPSAAMAGDNLSGEALEIFRQKLGLNAPLWMQYLDYLKSLIRFDLGNTLTTSLPITGLLLKALPITFTLAVFTLLVSILIAIPLGTVAAFHANKGRRAMDNALTSASMVGELMPSFMSSLLLMLLLSLTLHLLPASGAIQFDNPFMLMKRLALPVIVLSLTQISTLARITRTSVLEVLNEDYVRTARSMGLSEIVVVFRHALKNSMLPIITVIGLSFANLLNGAVIVEYIFSIPGNGTLLISGINSRDYPLVQNGILFYSFIFILVNYMTDLIYKRVDPRVQT; encoded by the coding sequence ATGCTCAGCTATTCCATAAAAAGAACTTTGCAGCTGTTTGTGACGATGCTAGGCGTAGTTTCATTGGTGTTTTTCTCCATTCGTTTGATTCCGGGCGACCCGTCAGCGGCTATGGCAGGGGACAACCTTTCCGGAGAGGCTTTGGAGATATTTCGGCAAAAGCTGGGGCTTAACGCTCCGCTTTGGATGCAATATCTCGATTATCTCAAAAGTCTTATAAGATTTGATTTGGGAAATACGCTCACGACTTCCCTCCCAATTACAGGGCTGCTATTGAAAGCTCTTCCGATCACATTCACTCTAGCTGTATTCACTCTTTTAGTTTCCATCTTGATCGCCATACCTCTTGGAACGGTCGCCGCTTTCCACGCGAATAAAGGAAGGAGGGCGATGGATAATGCCCTCACCTCGGCTTCGATGGTTGGTGAATTGATGCCTTCTTTCATGTCTTCGCTGCTTCTGATGCTGCTGCTGTCCCTTACTTTGCATTTGCTGCCGGCGAGCGGCGCAATTCAATTTGATAATCCCTTCATGTTGATGAAGAGGCTGGCGCTGCCTGTTATCGTTCTTTCCCTTACCCAAATATCCACGCTGGCGAGGATTACCCGTACTTCGGTGCTTGAGGTGTTGAACGAGGATTATGTGAGGACGGCGCGTTCGATGGGCCTGTCGGAAATTGTTGTGGTATTCAGGCATGCATTAAAAAATTCCATGCTGCCGATTATCACTGTCATTGGTCTAAGCTTCGCAAACCTGTTAAATGGAGCGGTTATTGTGGAATACATCTTCTCCATACCGGGAAATGGAACTTTGCTGATCAGCGGAATTAACAGCCGGGATTATCCGCTTGTACAAAATGGTATTTTATTCTACTCCTTTATTTTCATTTTGGTGAATTATATGACGGATTTGATTTACAAAAGAGTCGATCCGAGAGTGCAGACCTAA
- a CDS encoding ABC transporter permease, whose product MNQKAVGTPFSPVAKPARVHIPYLRFIYANKSILYAVVILVPFVLATIFASWLPLQPPLESNVRASLQAPSLEHPFGSDKLGRDVLSRTLAGSKVSLTVGFAVAVISLIFGLVLGTISGFYGKYVDRIIMGIVDIFLAFPSLLLAIMLVAILGAGIGPVIIAITVADVPRFIRLQRSIVLSLKSRTYIEAAKTMKASQGWLMAKHIIPNTIAPLLVAASIAAANAILLEASLSFIGLGIKLPEPSLGNIIKEGQQYLQQAWWISALPGLAIFLIAISLHFLSDGIRQKLDPKARK is encoded by the coding sequence ATGAACCAAAAAGCCGTTGGAACGCCGTTCAGCCCGGTGGCAAAACCAGCAAGAGTGCACATACCGTATCTGCGGTTTATTTATGCAAATAAAAGTATTTTATATGCTGTGGTCATCCTCGTTCCTTTTGTGCTTGCAACGATATTTGCTTCTTGGCTTCCCTTGCAGCCACCTTTGGAATCGAACGTGCGCGCGAGCTTGCAAGCGCCATCGCTGGAACATCCATTCGGGTCAGATAAACTGGGCAGAGACGTGCTCAGCAGAACTCTGGCGGGAAGTAAAGTTTCTCTGACTGTGGGCTTTGCCGTTGCGGTCATTTCACTTATTTTTGGTCTTGTTTTGGGAACAATCTCGGGTTTTTACGGAAAGTATGTGGACCGAATTATAATGGGGATCGTCGATATTTTCCTTGCTTTCCCATCGCTTTTGCTGGCTATCATGCTGGTGGCCATTCTCGGAGCCGGAATTGGTCCCGTGATCATCGCAATTACTGTGGCGGACGTACCCAGATTCATTCGCTTGCAGCGTTCAATCGTGCTCAGCTTAAAATCGCGAACCTATATTGAAGCTGCCAAGACTATGAAAGCCTCTCAGGGATGGCTTATGGCCAAACACATCATCCCGAATACGATTGCACCGCTGCTCGTAGCCGCCAGCATTGCCGCTGCCAACGCGATATTGCTCGAAGCCAGTTTGAGCTTTATAGGGCTTGGAATCAAGCTTCCGGAGCCGTCTCTCGGAAATATTATTAAGGAAGGGCAGCAGTACCTGCAGCAAGCTTGGTGGATTTCGGCGCTGCCGGGGCTCGCTATTTTTCTCATTGCAATTTCCCTTCATTTTTTATCCGACGGCATTCGCCAAAAGCTGGATCCAAAAGCAAGGAAATAA
- a CDS encoding GDSL-type esterase/lipase family protein: MKSKKLLSVLLVGLLLSMLFSQAVFAKSQKSLVALGDSITFGWNLSPTNDRPSDQAFPSLIANSEDDYQVSNLAVGGAKSGDLLALLKTKGYRDALAHANVITLEIGSNDFLQGTKPIIEKLISIPGYTPTLADMQVIGLITQQYGMNLTAIISEIRSVTKAPIILYNIYNPFYGLDLQAGALLALPNMIIKSYDSDPSIVVADAFSAFAGKQNILVIPYDVHPTIDGHYVLAKLGLQALETLDTKNEKDKDKEKAAH; the protein is encoded by the coding sequence ATGAAATCAAAAAAGTTGTTGAGTGTACTTTTGGTTGGTTTGCTTTTGTCTATGTTATTTTCTCAGGCGGTCTTTGCAAAAAGCCAAAAATCTTTAGTGGCACTAGGTGATTCCATTACCTTCGGCTGGAATTTATCTCCCACAAATGATAGACCTTCTGACCAAGCATTCCCGTCTTTGATTGCAAATAGCGAGGATGACTACCAAGTGAGCAATCTAGCCGTCGGGGGAGCTAAATCTGGGGATTTGCTGGCCTTATTGAAAACGAAAGGCTACCGCGATGCACTTGCTCATGCAAACGTCATTACGCTGGAAATAGGAAGCAATGACTTTCTTCAGGGGACTAAGCCGATCATTGAAAAACTGATCAGCATTCCCGGTTATACACCCACTTTGGCAGATATGCAGGTGATTGGTCTAATTACACAACAATACGGCATGAACTTGACAGCCATTATCAGCGAAATTCGCTCGGTTACCAAAGCGCCAATTATTCTCTATAATATCTACAATCCGTTTTATGGCTTAGATCTGCAGGCAGGCGCATTGCTCGCTTTACCAAATATGATCATCAAATCGTATGACAGCGATCCAAGCATTGTCGTCGCTGATGCGTTCTCAGCTTTTGCCGGAAAACAAAACATCTTGGTGATCCCATACGATGTTCATCCAACTATCGATGGTCATTATGTACTTGCAAAACTGGGCTTACAAGCTTTAGAAACTTTAGATACAAAAAATGAAAAAGACAAAGACAAAGAAAAAGCTGCACACTGA
- a CDS encoding MFS transporter, whose protein sequence is MLSPEFYRKFGIYGGGFFYTITGMAQPFFSLYAQEAGASTAAIGFLVTMRAILPIFIAMPIGQLIDSIGPMRMLKYGSVSLILSLFANIIANSLWMMAISQVFMGICVLIMSSCFQVLVSEGRKKERNGSINKYSMWMSAGGMLGPLIGGGVTSLFVNKMFGYKFTFGAACIASILFFILLLVIAKGYKHAEAEKSVKPKDLLKAKGILDSYVSGWHLMKFRSVQFGLVATFLIMYIQSLYMSFMPIYLDGLGYSTLLISAIISIRGLASMLSRYGLGWLMRLASMERILIIAGIIASIGVVLTPLAGLHMAWIIILVMVIGGAVGINQPVSIMIMVDDDQGPNRGKLMGMRLIMNRISQILSPAIFGVLGQTLGLTIAFYVGGGFLVAAMLGFSLFTSLKWKSQTPGIEPPEEEPKEPFSMPQPKSNERAL, encoded by the coding sequence ATGTTGTCTCCTGAGTTTTACAGGAAATTCGGCATTTATGGCGGAGGCTTTTTTTATACCATTACCGGCATGGCGCAGCCCTTTTTCTCACTCTATGCGCAGGAAGCCGGCGCCTCTACAGCAGCGATCGGGTTCTTGGTTACGATGCGTGCGATTCTGCCTATCTTTATCGCGATGCCGATAGGGCAGCTGATCGATTCGATCGGCCCCATGCGAATGTTGAAATACGGAAGCGTCTCACTTATTTTATCGCTGTTTGCCAATATAATTGCCAATAGTTTATGGATGATGGCGATATCACAAGTATTTATGGGCATTTGCGTCCTTATCATGTCGTCATGCTTCCAGGTGCTGGTTTCCGAAGGTCGAAAAAAGGAGCGTAACGGCAGCATCAATAAATATTCGATGTGGATGTCTGCTGGCGGGATGCTGGGACCGTTAATCGGCGGGGGCGTAACCTCTTTATTCGTTAACAAAATGTTCGGTTATAAATTTACTTTCGGCGCAGCTTGTATAGCCTCAATCCTGTTTTTTATATTATTGCTTGTGATTGCCAAAGGCTATAAGCATGCTGAAGCTGAAAAATCTGTGAAACCTAAAGATCTGCTGAAGGCGAAAGGCATCCTCGACAGTTACGTCAGCGGTTGGCATCTAATGAAATTTCGCTCTGTCCAGTTCGGATTGGTCGCTACTTTCCTGATCATGTACATTCAATCGCTGTATATGAGCTTCATGCCGATTTATTTGGATGGACTTGGATACTCAACATTGCTTATTTCAGCCATCATTTCAATACGTGGTTTAGCCAGTATGCTGTCCAGATACGGTTTAGGGTGGTTAATGCGCCTGGCGTCTATGGAGCGGATATTGATAATAGCCGGCATTATTGCCTCCATTGGCGTTGTGCTGACGCCGCTCGCCGGTTTGCACATGGCGTGGATTATTATTTTGGTTATGGTCATTGGAGGCGCGGTTGGGATCAATCAGCCGGTGAGCATCATGATTATGGTCGATGACGACCAGGGGCCTAATCGCGGCAAACTGATGGGCATGCGCCTGATCATGAATCGAATATCGCAAATTTTGAGCCCGGCGATATTCGGAGTCTTGGGTCAAACACTCGGGTTAACGATTGCATTTTACGTGGGCGGAGGGTTTCTGGTTGCAGCCATGCTTGGATTTTCGTTGTTTACCTCGTTGAAATGGAAGTCGCAAACACCAGGCATCGAACCACCCGAGGAGGAACCGAAGGAGCCCTTCTCTATGCCGCAGCCAAAGTCGAATGAAAGAGCTTTATAA
- a CDS encoding LysR family transcriptional regulator codes for MNLVQISTFLSVYQIGSYTKAAELLYLPQPTISHRISQLEKDLGKSLLIRGKRSIKLTEEGKAFLPHAQRILGALQKGKEAVERIGQGATGSLSIGCNNSFAHALPEIMDSFTAEYPNISIKVYCYPTKELIRMMKNQIFQLCITRYASNDSEIVYRPVHSEQTKLFVSPEHHFANRGCVSLDEISKEPLITFTSVSQYRKIFDLTLSQFNLTYQAKYETNNLQLMKHFVKRNMGVCLVGNLSMRREVEQKELVQLEIEHNPFPSTQIFVACLNKELNSLDYLFIKHFEEGINNKFEFQKSVSAGTIN; via the coding sequence ATGAATTTAGTACAAATCAGTACCTTTCTTTCCGTCTATCAAATAGGGAGTTACACTAAAGCTGCAGAACTGTTGTATTTGCCTCAGCCGACGATTTCCCATCGGATCAGCCAGTTGGAGAAGGACTTAGGGAAGTCTTTACTGATTCGCGGAAAGAGAAGTATAAAGCTCACAGAAGAAGGAAAAGCCTTTCTGCCTCATGCCCAAAGAATTCTCGGCGCTTTGCAAAAAGGCAAGGAGGCTGTGGAGAGGATTGGACAGGGGGCTACAGGGTCCTTGTCGATTGGCTGTAATAATTCATTTGCCCATGCGCTTCCGGAAATTATGGACTCATTTACTGCGGAATATCCGAATATATCCATAAAGGTTTACTGTTATCCCACAAAAGAGCTTATACGCATGATGAAAAACCAGATTTTCCAACTATGTATCACCCGTTATGCAAGTAATGACAGCGAGATTGTCTACCGCCCCGTACATAGTGAGCAGACCAAGCTATTCGTATCCCCCGAGCATCACTTTGCAAATAGGGGGTGTGTCTCTTTGGATGAAATTTCAAAAGAACCGCTTATTACGTTCACCAGTGTTTCGCAGTATCGAAAAATTTTCGATTTAACGTTAAGCCAATTCAATTTGACCTATCAGGCCAAATATGAAACGAACAATTTGCAATTAATGAAGCACTTTGTAAAAAGAAATATGGGAGTTTGCCTCGTTGGGAATTTATCAATGAGAAGAGAAGTTGAACAAAAAGAGCTGGTCCAATTAGAAATTGAACACAACCCTTTTCCTTCCACCCAGATCTTTGTCGCTTGTCTCAACAAAGAATTAAACAGCTTGGATTATTTGTTCATTAAGCATTTTGAAGAAGGAATCAACAATAAATTCGAATTTCAAAAATCAGTATCCGCAGGTACGATAAATTAA